The following coding sequences are from one Paenibacillus sp. JDR-2 window:
- a CDS encoding PAS domain S-box protein, which yields MSLFKLDFLKRNKRQEDIPILSEWFNTTMFDFRSDIFLLFDHNGRLIEANQAFTDTLGYSLEEFKHLTYGSLLPGNQRQRAKEHFQKLLHGEIQIFEIRVLHKTGQFIDLTVTAFPRKLNDAIDGFYAIAKDLSDIKLMEQRYITLLKNMFSAAFIIDLQGNILDVNDAAVKLTGYNKQEHVHFSQFINPEDLEQAMAYNQRALEGETLSFQISILHKNGHNVDVMTTLSPIYMHDQITGIIGISNDISDETRNKQLFQINKQRYESLFEQNPDAISYFDLNGNFMDCNSALENILGYSREELLYSNYSHLVAEYERDRARFYFDQALQGTVQSYELVCLHKQGHLVYMKLTKLPITVDNRIVGIYSIAKDITTKKQAENALIEAESKYRSLVEKSIVGVYIIQKNIILYANPYLIDMLGYKEAIIGMSIWDIVYPDDYSVVKQNIQILYNETDAIRHPLRVLTAEGKLLDVEMYSNRIMYQGSPAVIGTILDVTERKRAEELNAFLAYHDSLTELPNRRKFEEMLENALETAKTARRHFAVMYLDMDRFKYINDSLGHAVGDQLLIAFSKRLQEQIRETDFAARMGGDEFTVILPHIRDNNSAIEVARRIIERTREPFYIEDYELFITTSIGISIYPNDGDDSSTLMKNADSALFRAKDLGKNGYQIFTSSMNVQTYKVFTLEKDLRKAIQRDELEMYYQPKVNIHTGEIVGAEALIRWNHPEWGLVSPNEFIPISEETGLILSLGNWVKRTVCRQNKEWQLAGLKPIPISINVTAKRFLSKDFMDAIQQILAETGLEPHYLEIEITESSLLENAETVMHTLDSLNKLGVTISLDDFGTGYSSLSYLKRFKHTINILKIDRSFIHDLHQGSDDNAIISAIIQLAQHMNMSVVAEGVETGEQLHILKLLKCDLVQGYLFSRPVQAEAFAQLLKRGSLTPLIKGAEAPFENRRAYFRIHLPHPISALMTVIEINGRSIELGKTEIVIENIGAGGLRFLSSIQHAVHPGILLEIEVQLLHKTFKLYGKVVWLNELEPGIYQYGLEFQISDNERTPLTRVLHALSVQLMKNTIVPGCRFIKEDSVQYLRAFSDHRSSL from the coding sequence ATGAGTTTATTTAAGCTGGATTTCTTGAAGAGAAATAAGAGACAAGAGGATATCCCGATTCTATCCGAATGGTTTAATACGACCATGTTTGATTTTCGGTCAGACATCTTCCTGCTGTTCGATCACAACGGAAGGCTGATTGAAGCAAACCAGGCCTTTACGGATACATTAGGTTACTCCCTGGAAGAGTTCAAGCATTTGACCTACGGTTCCCTGTTACCGGGCAATCAAAGGCAACGGGCAAAGGAGCACTTTCAGAAGCTGCTGCATGGCGAAATTCAAATCTTTGAAATCCGCGTTCTTCATAAAACAGGCCAATTCATCGACCTGACGGTTACCGCTTTTCCAAGAAAGTTGAACGATGCAATCGATGGTTTCTATGCTATTGCGAAGGATCTATCGGATATTAAGTTAATGGAGCAGCGTTATATTACCCTGTTAAAAAATATGTTCAGCGCGGCCTTTATCATCGATTTGCAGGGCAACATCCTTGACGTGAATGATGCGGCCGTTAAATTAACCGGCTACAACAAGCAGGAGCATGTCCACTTTAGTCAATTTATTAATCCTGAGGACCTTGAGCAAGCGATGGCTTATAATCAGAGGGCTCTTGAAGGCGAGACTTTGTCTTTTCAAATATCCATTCTTCACAAAAACGGGCATAACGTAGATGTCATGACTACCCTATCTCCTATCTATATGCATGATCAAATTACGGGCATCATCGGAATAAGCAACGATATCTCGGATGAAACAAGAAACAAGCAATTATTTCAGATTAACAAACAACGTTACGAATCCCTGTTCGAACAAAACCCCGATGCGATCTCTTACTTTGATCTGAACGGCAACTTTATGGATTGCAACTCCGCGCTTGAAAATATATTAGGCTACTCCAGAGAGGAATTATTATATTCCAACTATAGTCATTTAGTTGCCGAATATGAACGGGATAGAGCCCGCTTTTATTTCGATCAGGCCCTGCAGGGTACGGTTCAGAGCTATGAACTGGTATGCCTGCATAAGCAAGGACACCTCGTCTACATGAAATTGACGAAGCTCCCCATCACGGTTGATAACCGTATCGTCGGGATTTATTCCATCGCCAAGGATATCACAACGAAAAAACAAGCCGAGAATGCCCTTATCGAAGCCGAATCCAAATACCGCAGCCTCGTGGAAAAATCGATTGTGGGCGTCTATATCATTCAAAAAAATATCATCTTGTATGCCAATCCCTATCTGATAGACATGCTTGGTTATAAAGAAGCGATTATCGGAATGAGCATTTGGGACATTGTTTACCCGGACGATTATTCGGTTGTAAAACAAAACATTCAAATCCTGTATAACGAAACGGATGCCATCCGCCATCCTCTCCGCGTGTTAACGGCGGAAGGGAAGTTGCTTGATGTCGAGATGTATTCCAACCGGATTATGTATCAAGGATCCCCTGCCGTCATTGGTACCATCCTTGATGTAACGGAGCGGAAAAGAGCCGAGGAATTGAATGCTTTTCTCGCCTATCACGACTCCTTAACCGAGCTGCCCAACCGGAGAAAGTTCGAAGAGATGCTGGAGAATGCCTTGGAAACAGCCAAGACTGCCCGGCGCCATTTCGCGGTCATGTATCTCGACATGGACCGTTTCAAATATATCAATGATTCATTAGGACATGCCGTTGGAGACCAGCTGTTGATTGCCTTCTCCAAACGGTTGCAGGAGCAGATTAGGGAAACCGATTTTGCGGCAAGAATGGGCGGGGATGAATTTACCGTCATTCTCCCGCATATCCGGGACAATAACAGCGCGATCGAGGTCGCGAGGCGTATTATCGAGAGGACCCGGGAGCCTTTTTATATCGAGGATTACGAGCTCTTTATCACAACGAGCATAGGGATCAGCATCTACCCTAACGACGGGGACGACTCTTCAACTCTGATGAAAAATGCCGACTCCGCCCTTTTTCGGGCTAAAGACCTTGGGAAAAACGGTTATCAGATTTTCACCTCCTCGATGAACGTACAGACCTATAAAGTCTTTACGCTGGAGAAGGATCTACGGAAGGCCATCCAGCGCGATGAGCTCGAAATGTATTATCAGCCCAAGGTGAATATCCATACGGGCGAAATTGTAGGCGCCGAGGCGCTAATCAGGTGGAATCATCCCGAATGGGGACTGGTATCTCCCAATGAGTTCATACCGATATCGGAAGAAACCGGATTAATCTTATCCCTTGGCAATTGGGTTAAACGGACGGTATGCCGGCAAAACAAAGAGTGGCAGCTAGCCGGCCTGAAGCCTATTCCGATCTCGATTAATGTAACGGCCAAACGGTTTTTATCCAAAGATTTTATGGATGCCATTCAGCAGATTTTAGCCGAGACCGGGCTGGAACCCCATTACTTGGAGATTGAAATTACGGAATCCTCTCTGCTTGAAAATGCGGAAACGGTCATGCATACCCTTGATTCGCTGAACAAGCTTGGCGTTACCATCTCGCTTGACGACTTTGGAACGGGCTACTCATCCCTATCCTATCTGAAACGGTTTAAGCATACGATCAACATTCTGAAGATTGACCGGTCGTTTATTCACGACTTGCATCAAGGCAGCGACGATAATGCCATTATCAGCGCGATTATCCAATTGGCCCAGCATATGAACATGTCCGTTGTCGCGGAAGGGGTAGAGACCGGAGAGCAGCTTCATATTCTCAAGCTTCTGAAATGCGATCTGGTTCAAGGCTACTTGTTCAGCAGACCCGTGCAAGCCGAAGCGTTTGCCCAATTGTTAAAGCGCGGATCCCTGACTCCCCTTATTAAAGGGGCAGAGGCTCCATTCGAGAACAGGCGGGCCTATTTCCGGATTCATCTTCCGCACCCTATCAGCGCTTTAATGACCGTCATCGAGATCAACGGGAGAAGCATTGAGCTTGGCAAAACGGAAATCGTCATTGAAAATATAGGAGCCGGAGGCTTACGTTTCTTGTCCTCCATCCAGCATGCCGTCCATCCCGGAATCCTGCTGGAGATCGAAGTCCAGCTTCTCCATAAAACCTTTAAGCTATACGGCAAGGTTGTCTGGTTGAATGAACTGGAACCCGGCATTTATCAGTACGGCTTGGAATTCCAAATCAGCGACAACGAAAGAACGCCGCTAACCCGTGTCCTCCACGCGTTATCCGTACAGCTCATGAAGAACACCATCGTTCCCGGCTGCAGATTTATAAAAGAAGACAGCGTTCAATACCTGCGTGCTTTCTCCGACCATCGTTCCTCCCTCTAA
- a CDS encoding methyl-accepting chemotaxis protein, with translation MTKDQLILDKRNRLFVKILWGLLALGLLADVGAGLGSDMIILLAVVGLISCGLATLMTYKRIMIQYIMYVVPVILTALTVLLIVSDPHPIISTYFLVYVNIAVMTLYADYKPIIFTGVLGMGVSTYIFLDPDLQKQLFPNDSLLYLFLYLIFATVALSFSAKFSQRLQSDVTSERREALEAKELTEKVVEKLKSMILILGEFSNEQKGTVESTGKISREVTTTFAEMSASIEKQTSMVLNVSDSAHTIETAVSQLREGSSQLQQYSADTAGLTVEGNELIQTLTTDVNSVKAIIAQTVSLMEQLIEQNEQVSSIVGSIREISEQTNLLSLNAAIEAARAGEHGRGFAVVAGEVRKLADNAHIAAGEITNILSTIHASVTAVSEQVHLGQQAVDTSYEASQKVEGIIKRINSNTEQVKQQSDTVGESSKQLYDQYSSIAGEMTGMAAITEQNMASVEEVCASMETQDVKIGHLVEGYAQLDVLISELKQLVEPTRK, from the coding sequence ATGACCAAAGATCAGCTTATACTCGACAAACGGAATCGCTTATTTGTAAAAATTTTATGGGGACTGCTTGCCCTAGGCCTTCTCGCCGATGTAGGCGCAGGTCTCGGGAGCGATATGATTATTTTGCTGGCTGTCGTTGGCCTCATCAGCTGCGGCTTGGCAACCTTGATGACTTACAAGCGGATTATGATCCAGTACATTATGTATGTCGTCCCGGTCATTCTAACCGCCTTAACGGTGCTGCTGATCGTATCCGATCCGCATCCGATTATTAGTACATACTTCCTCGTCTACGTCAACATTGCCGTCATGACGCTTTATGCGGATTACAAGCCTATCATTTTCACCGGCGTGCTCGGCATGGGCGTCAGCACGTACATTTTCCTGGATCCCGATTTGCAGAAGCAGTTATTCCCGAATGATTCCCTGCTCTATCTGTTCCTATATCTGATCTTTGCGACGGTCGCGCTCTCCTTCTCCGCGAAATTCAGTCAACGCCTGCAGTCCGATGTTACAAGCGAGCGGCGCGAAGCGCTGGAAGCGAAGGAGCTTACCGAAAAGGTGGTCGAGAAGCTCAAATCGATGATTCTTATTCTTGGCGAATTCAGTAACGAGCAAAAAGGCACCGTCGAATCGACCGGCAAAATCTCGCGCGAGGTCACCACTACCTTTGCGGAAATGTCCGCTTCCATTGAGAAGCAGACCAGCATGGTGCTTAACGTCAGCGATTCTGCCCACACGATTGAAACGGCCGTCTCCCAGCTTCGTGAAGGATCATCACAGTTGCAGCAGTATTCCGCGGATACGGCCGGGCTTACCGTTGAAGGCAATGAGCTGATCCAGACTTTAACAACGGATGTGAACAGCGTCAAGGCGATTATCGCCCAGACCGTTTCCCTGATGGAGCAGTTGATTGAGCAGAACGAGCAAGTAAGCTCGATCGTTGGCTCGATCCGGGAGATTTCCGAGCAGACGAATCTTCTGTCCTTGAATGCGGCTATCGAAGCTGCCCGTGCCGGCGAGCATGGCCGAGGTTTTGCCGTTGTTGCCGGCGAGGTTCGCAAGCTCGCTGATAACGCGCATATTGCAGCCGGCGAGATTACGAACATTCTGAGCACTATCCATGCGTCGGTTACAGCCGTCAGCGAGCAGGTGCATCTCGGTCAGCAGGCCGTTGATACCAGCTACGAGGCATCGCAAAAGGTAGAGGGCATTATCAAGCGGATTAACAGCAATACCGAGCAGGTTAAGCAGCAGTCCGATACCGTCGGCGAATCCTCCAAACAGCTCTATGACCAGTACTCCTCTATCGCGGGCGAGATGACGGGTATGGCCGCCATAACCGAGCAGAATATGGCATCCGTTGAAGAGGTTTGCGCGAGCATGGAAACGCAGGATGTGAAGATCGGCCATCTTGTGGAAGGTTACGCGCAGCTGGATGTCCTGATCTCCGAGCTTAAACAGTTGGTAGAGCCAACAAGAAAATAA
- a CDS encoding GNAT family N-acetyltransferase translates to MFKSVKSEWELAVFNSIWVSVWEEKGYELEHAAQVVERYLAVAEDGQFVGTSEIKPYLPGLNEIDTVAPFQQHFKITQDPTRVAEIDKIAVLQHYRGQQPISDLLSSAVYCAEKYHFRYFISLLEPVFYRALRITFRVPMEKVGGKTFYKGDDVIPVIFDMESIYRNKEEYKWLVYPAASHTRSASRAM, encoded by the coding sequence TTGTTCAAATCTGTGAAGAGCGAGTGGGAATTAGCGGTGTTCAACAGCATTTGGGTCTCGGTATGGGAGGAAAAGGGCTATGAGCTCGAGCATGCGGCACAGGTCGTCGAACGTTACCTGGCTGTAGCCGAGGATGGACAATTCGTAGGAACGTCCGAAATTAAGCCTTACCTGCCCGGCCTTAACGAGATCGATACGGTCGCTCCTTTCCAACAGCATTTCAAAATCACCCAAGATCCCACCCGCGTAGCGGAAATCGATAAAATCGCAGTCTTGCAGCATTATAGAGGACAGCAGCCGATCTCGGATTTATTATCTTCCGCCGTATACTGTGCCGAGAAGTACCATTTCCGCTATTTTATATCGCTGCTGGAGCCCGTATTCTACCGTGCTCTACGAATCACCTTCCGTGTTCCGATGGAAAAGGTCGGCGGCAAAACCTTTTACAAGGGGGATGACGTCATTCCCGTTATTTTCGACATGGAGTCCATTTACCGCAATAAAGAGGAATACAAATGGCTGGTCTACCCGGCCGCATCGCATACCAGATCTGCCAGCAGAGCTATGTAA
- a CDS encoding FecCD family ABC transporter permease, with amino-acid sequence MRLLGFILSLLLLGAAIICSVAFGITDIPLATVFDAIFHYQPTNQEHLIIQTARVPRALVAAAAGASLAVAGALMQVVTRNPIASPSVFGVNSGASFMVVVASGWLGVNGMQPLTLLALLGSAISGAIVFVLGSIGRDGMTPVKITLAGASIAAFFASLTQGFMLSSGKMFDQVLVWLVGSVAGRDMHMLVSVLPYMAVGLVIGMALSRHLNVLGMGDDIAQTLGQRTAFVKWLASAAVVLLTGASVAVAGPIAFVGIIIPHIVRYFVGADYRWVIPYCAVLGGVLLVAADIGSRYIAMPREVPVGVMTAVIGVPFFVYIARKGRQTS; translated from the coding sequence ATGAGACTATTAGGATTCATACTATCCCTCCTGCTCCTTGGAGCAGCGATTATATGCAGTGTTGCATTCGGCATAACCGATATCCCGCTTGCAACGGTCTTTGACGCTATCTTTCATTATCAGCCCACTAACCAAGAGCATCTGATCATACAGACGGCAAGGGTTCCGCGGGCTCTAGTCGCAGCTGCTGCCGGTGCCAGCTTGGCTGTTGCAGGCGCCCTGATGCAGGTCGTTACCCGCAACCCGATTGCTTCGCCAAGCGTATTTGGCGTCAATTCCGGGGCTTCCTTCATGGTTGTTGTGGCGTCCGGCTGGCTTGGCGTTAACGGCATGCAGCCTCTTACTCTTCTTGCCCTGCTCGGCTCGGCAATCAGCGGCGCTATCGTATTCGTCCTTGGCAGCATTGGGCGGGACGGTATGACGCCCGTCAAAATCACGTTGGCCGGCGCTTCGATCGCCGCTTTCTTCGCGTCGCTCACCCAAGGCTTTATGCTCTCCAGCGGGAAAATGTTCGACCAGGTGCTTGTCTGGCTCGTGGGTTCGGTTGCCGGCCGTGACATGCATATGCTCGTCAGCGTGCTCCCTTACATGGCGGTTGGCCTTGTCATTGGTATGGCACTATCCCGTCATTTGAACGTCCTTGGCATGGGCGACGACATTGCCCAGACGTTGGGCCAGCGGACCGCGTTTGTGAAATGGCTCGCTTCCGCGGCGGTTGTTCTGCTGACAGGCGCATCGGTAGCCGTTGCCGGCCCGATCGCTTTCGTGGGTATCATTATTCCGCATATCGTCCGTTATTTCGTTGGCGCGGATTATCGCTGGGTTATCCCTTATTGCGCCGTTCTTGGCGGCGTGCTGCTGGTTGCAGCCGACATCGGCTCCCGCTACATTGCAATGCCGCGAGAGGTTCCGGTAGGCGTTATGACTGCCGTAATCGGGGTACCTTTCTTTGTCTATATCGCTAGGAAAGGAAGACAAACATCATGA
- a CDS encoding ABC transporter ATP-binding protein, with product MSMLEAKGISLSYGGASIFEQLNLSIPDGKITVLIGSNGCGKSTLLRAMSKLLKPTKGEVMLNGKDLSSIPAKTAAKQLSLLPQGPIAPEGLTVLQLVKQGRYPYQTWLQQWSKEDEEAVQSALRATGIEELAERSVSSLSGGQRQRAWIAMTLAQQTGIILLDEPTTYLDLTHQIEVLDLLQEMNERDGRTIVMVLHDINLACRYADHIAAVKNGAIYAQGAPSEIVDASMIEEVFHLKCDVIRDPLYDTPMIVPHGRRKAK from the coding sequence ATGAGCATGCTTGAAGCGAAAGGAATCTCCCTTTCTTACGGCGGAGCATCCATCTTTGAACAATTAAACCTATCCATCCCCGATGGTAAAATAACAGTCCTGATCGGAAGCAACGGCTGCGGCAAATCTACGCTTCTGAGGGCTATGTCCAAGCTGCTTAAACCAACTAAGGGCGAAGTGATGCTTAACGGTAAGGATTTATCGTCTATACCGGCCAAGACTGCGGCCAAACAGCTTTCCCTGCTCCCGCAAGGGCCTATTGCTCCGGAAGGACTTACCGTGCTGCAGCTTGTGAAGCAGGGCCGTTATCCTTACCAGACCTGGCTGCAGCAATGGTCGAAGGAAGACGAAGAAGCCGTGCAGTCCGCTTTGCGCGCAACCGGTATTGAAGAACTCGCCGAGCGTTCCGTCTCTTCCCTCTCCGGCGGGCAGCGGCAGCGGGCCTGGATCGCCATGACATTGGCGCAGCAGACAGGCATTATCCTGCTGGATGAGCCAACCACCTACCTGGACCTGACGCATCAGATTGAGGTGCTTGATCTGCTCCAGGAAATGAACGAACGGGATGGCCGGACCATCGTTATGGTTCTGCATGACATTAACTTGGCCTGCCGGTACGCCGATCATATTGCAGCCGTTAAGAACGGCGCCATCTATGCGCAAGGGGCGCCTTCCGAGATTGTTGACGCTTCGATGATCGAGGAAGTGTTCCATCTGAAATGCGATGTCATTCGGGATCCGCTATACGATACGCCGATGATTGTGCCCCATGGACGGAGAAAAGCGAAGTAA
- a CDS encoding replication-associated recombination protein A, which yields MDLFSYQEAETPRARLLADRMRPETLDDYIGQEHIIGAGKLLRRAIEGDQVSSILLYGPPGCGKTTLANIISKRTAGEFVKLNAVDASVKDVREVIDTAKTNKLMYGKKTILFLDEVHRFNTSRQDALLPAVEQGIIIFIGATTENPFHHVNGALLSRSTLFQLEPLNEKHALEAMKRALTDKDRGLGFMTLHAEEEALQHIAAMAGGDIRRALNALELAAVTTPSEPDGSVRITMEVAQESIRKPTVRADTSTQYDVLSAFHKSIRGSSDAALFWFLYAVEKLGMDPMTFLRRLIVACSEDIGLANPQAMVQAVTAMDAYHKIGWPEAKYNIAQAILFAVESPKSNAAAVAIGKAMSVIEGAGQAEVPLHLRDTHYKGAQQLGHEGYKYPHDYPGHYVNQQYLPDNLKGVTIYKATEQGMEGKIRQNQELRQRKK from the coding sequence ATGGACTTATTCTCCTATCAGGAGGCGGAGACGCCGCGGGCAAGACTGCTTGCCGACCGGATGCGGCCGGAGACGCTGGATGACTATATCGGACAAGAGCATATCATTGGAGCGGGCAAGCTGCTGCGCAGGGCGATAGAAGGCGACCAGGTATCGTCGATCTTGCTGTACGGCCCTCCGGGCTGCGGCAAAACCACGCTCGCGAATATAATCTCAAAACGGACAGCAGGGGAGTTCGTGAAGCTGAACGCGGTAGACGCGTCGGTGAAGGACGTCAGGGAAGTCATTGACACGGCGAAGACAAATAAGCTGATGTACGGCAAAAAAACGATTTTGTTTCTCGATGAGGTTCACCGGTTTAACACGTCCAGGCAAGACGCGCTGCTGCCGGCCGTTGAGCAGGGGATCATTATATTTATCGGGGCAACGACGGAGAATCCGTTCCATCATGTGAACGGGGCGCTCCTGTCCCGCTCAACGCTGTTCCAGCTGGAGCCTCTTAATGAGAAGCATGCGCTGGAGGCCATGAAGCGGGCTTTAACGGACAAGGATCGCGGGCTTGGCTTTATGACCCTCCATGCCGAGGAAGAGGCGCTTCAGCACATCGCGGCGATGGCAGGCGGCGATATCCGCCGCGCATTAAATGCGCTGGAGCTCGCAGCTGTCACAACGCCCTCGGAGCCGGACGGTTCGGTCCGGATTACGATGGAGGTTGCGCAGGAATCGATTCGGAAGCCAACCGTACGTGCGGATACGTCTACGCAGTATGATGTTCTGTCGGCGTTCCACAAGAGTATCCGGGGCTCGAGCGATGCCGCCTTGTTCTGGTTTCTATACGCGGTCGAGAAGCTTGGCATGGATCCCATGACCTTCCTCAGACGGCTTATTGTGGCCTGCAGCGAGGATATCGGTCTTGCCAACCCTCAGGCGATGGTGCAGGCGGTAACGGCCATGGATGCGTACCATAAGATCGGGTGGCCGGAGGCGAAGTACAATATTGCACAGGCCATATTATTTGCCGTCGAGAGTCCGAAGTCGAATGCGGCAGCAGTTGCGATCGGCAAAGCGATGTCCGTTATCGAGGGGGCGGGACAAGCCGAAGTGCCGCTTCATCTGCGGGATACGCATTACAAAGGCGCCCAGCAGCTTGGCCACGAGGGCTACAAGTATCCGCATGATTACCCCGGCCATTACGTGAATCAGCAATATTTGCCGGACAACTTAAAGGGCGTAACGATCTACAAAGCGACCGAGCAGGGAATGGAAGGGAAAATACGCCAGAACCAGGAGCTTCGTCAGCGGAAAAAATAA
- a CDS encoding FecCD family ABC transporter permease, whose protein sequence is MSKYKTVRLSSPKLSYLLERRALWTTLILLLLCAAGAIISTGIGSQFISPLDVVKSIIGKGSAMHDVIVLKLRLPRIVIAMLVGAALASAGAVLQGLIRNPLASPDVTGITEGASLGTVLFLFFLGGRVSVHWMPVAAILGAYAVTFILYLLSWKNGASPLRMVLIGTGLSAAFKSISYMFIISSPYFLANRAMTFMTGSIYGSSWAKDVYTLLPWLIVLLPATWLMARHINVQALGDEVAGSAGAHVQKHRFILLLLSVSLAGAAVAIGGAIAFIGLIAPHMARKLVGSSFGGLLPVSALIGAILLLVSDLVARTVFAPLDIPAGVFTAAIGAPFFLFMLYRHRNQ, encoded by the coding sequence ATGAGCAAATACAAGACGGTCCGGCTGAGCAGCCCCAAGCTGTCCTATCTTCTTGAACGCAGGGCATTATGGACAACGCTCATTTTGCTCCTGCTATGCGCCGCCGGCGCCATTATCAGCACCGGAATCGGCAGCCAGTTCATCTCGCCGCTTGACGTGGTGAAATCGATCATCGGCAAAGGCAGTGCCATGCACGATGTTATCGTATTAAAGCTCAGGCTGCCGCGCATCGTAATCGCCATGCTTGTTGGAGCCGCCTTGGCTTCGGCTGGCGCCGTGCTGCAGGGACTGATCCGCAATCCGCTGGCTTCGCCCGATGTTACCGGAATAACGGAAGGCGCATCCCTCGGCACGGTCCTGTTTCTCTTCTTCCTTGGCGGCCGCGTATCGGTACACTGGATGCCCGTAGCTGCCATACTTGGCGCTTACGCGGTTACGTTTATTCTTTATCTACTATCCTGGAAAAACGGCGCTTCGCCGCTCCGGATGGTTCTCATTGGAACCGGGTTATCGGCTGCGTTCAAATCGATTTCTTATATGTTTATTATTTCAAGTCCCTATTTCCTGGCTAACCGGGCAATGACCTTTATGACGGGCAGTATCTATGGCTCGTCCTGGGCAAAAGATGTTTATACGTTGCTTCCATGGCTCATTGTACTGCTTCCTGCGACGTGGCTCATGGCCCGCCATATTAATGTTCAGGCGCTTGGTGACGAGGTTGCCGGCAGTGCCGGAGCTCATGTGCAGAAGCACCGCTTTATTCTTTTGCTCCTGAGCGTATCACTGGCGGGTGCTGCCGTTGCGATTGGCGGCGCAATTGCCTTTATAGGACTGATTGCCCCGCATATGGCACGGAAGCTTGTTGGCTCATCCTTTGGCGGCTTGCTGCCGGTCAGCGCATTGATAGGCGCTATTTTACTGCTTGTATCCGATCTGGTAGCCCGGACCGTATTCGCTCCGCTAGATATACCGGCAGGCGTTTTCACCGCGGCTATCGGCGCACCGTTCTTCTTATTTATGTTATATCGCCACCGCAACCAATAA
- a CDS encoding GHKL domain-containing protein translates to MAKQYITIAKDMADGLDKSAYERFLQTKQPDAAIIQYLEEYRSRIHALYVYTLLLDDTNVAKVMLSAVPTSSELLPIGSACTVPPKQVNQAKDGLAYYTGIIKDESHGVYLSIGVPIVSESGKLLGVMAIDIDASQLESISQEVINSNKVVFTIDILFAVILLLAFFVLRKWHKTRLKQDLYESEQMYISEMGKVIDSIKSSRHDRMNHLQVLHGLLTLKKYDRATEYLKQLAADSKALDLSMKINNPVILILFQSKWELAQSKGIEMRFETDTDEFSKIESMDLVKIFSNLLDNAIEATEVYEGRLPRRILVTSRSKGAQCVYTVENPAILNAKDQKNLFHTDGYTTKANPNAMRGNGLSIITKTVHKYNGDIRFRYDNETVKIQITL, encoded by the coding sequence TTGGCCAAGCAGTATATTACCATTGCGAAAGATATGGCGGACGGACTTGATAAATCCGCGTACGAACGATTCCTGCAAACCAAGCAGCCGGATGCCGCCATCATTCAGTATCTCGAGGAGTACCGCTCCCGGATCCATGCCTTGTACGTCTATACGCTGCTGCTGGATGACACGAATGTAGCCAAGGTTATGCTGTCGGCGGTTCCTACTTCGTCCGAGCTGCTGCCGATTGGATCCGCTTGCACCGTGCCGCCCAAACAGGTCAATCAGGCGAAAGACGGCTTGGCGTATTATACCGGCATCATCAAGGATGAGTCGCATGGCGTCTATTTGTCAATTGGCGTGCCTATTGTCAGCGAGTCCGGGAAGCTGCTTGGCGTCATGGCCATCGATATAGATGCCAGCCAGCTGGAATCCATCAGCCAAGAGGTTATTAACAGCAACAAAGTCGTCTTCACCATTGACATTCTTTTTGCCGTCATTTTGCTGCTCGCCTTTTTTGTCCTTAGAAAATGGCACAAAACCCGGTTGAAGCAGGATCTTTACGAATCCGAGCAAATGTATATCTCCGAAATGGGCAAAGTCATCGATTCCATCAAGTCCAGCCGTCATGACCGGATGAACCATCTTCAGGTGCTTCACGGCTTACTGACCCTTAAGAAGTACGACAGGGCAACGGAATATCTGAAGCAGCTGGCTGCCGACTCCAAGGCCCTTGATCTATCGATGAAAATCAACAATCCCGTTATTTTGATCTTGTTCCAGAGCAAGTGGGAGCTGGCGCAGTCGAAAGGGATCGAGATGCGGTTCGAAACCGATACCGATGAATTCAGCAAAATCGAATCGATGGATCTGGTCAAAATATTCTCGAACCTGCTCGACAATGCTATTGAAGCTACCGAGGTTTACGAGGGCAGGCTGCCGAGGCGCATTCTTGTTACTTCCCGCTCCAAAGGCGCTCAATGCGTCTACACAGTAGAAAATCCGGCAATATTAAACGCCAAGGATCAGAAGAATCTATTCCACACCGACGGATATACGACCAAAGCGAATCCGAACGCGATGCGCGGCAACGGGCTGTCGATCATAACCAAGACGGTTCATAAATATAACGGCGATATCCGCTTCCGTTATGACAACGAAACCGTAAAAATCCAAATTACGCTCTAA